The genome window AACGATTCGTGAATCCATCCGTTGTTCATGATAAATTATTGGCATTTTATAAATACTATCAGCATCTAATGCCTCAAATACACTTTCCTTTGGGAGATTACAAAAAGTAGAAATTTTCATTCGCACATCAGGAGCCATAGGTTGATCCGCCCGACAGATTAAAATATCAGGTTGAATACCAATAGAACGCAATTCTTTAACGGAATGTTGTGTCGGTTTAGTTTTTAATTCACCAGCGGCTCTAATGTAAGGAACTAAAGTTACATGGATAAAAATAGAATTTTCTTTTCCAACATCATTTCTAAACTGGCGAATTGCTTCAAGAAATGGTAGGCTTTCAATATCACCAATGGTGCCACCAATTTCTACGATAGAGACATCCGCTCCCTCTGATGCGGTAACGATATTGGCTTTTATTTGGTCGGTTATGTGAGGAATCACCTGTACAGTACCGCCTAAATAGTCTCCACGTCGCTCTTTATTGATAACTGTGTCGTAGACTTGACCAGAAGTGAAGCTATTTCGTTTGGCTAGATTTGCTTTTGTAAATCTTTGATAATGTCCTAAGTCAAGATCTGTTTCGGCTCCATCATCCGTTACAAAGACCTCACCATGCTGGAAAGGGGACATGGTACCGGGATCTACATTGATGTAAGGGTCCATTTTAGTCATTGATACACGTAAACCACGTGTCTCAAGTAAGGCTCCTATGCTGGCAGCAGCAAGGCCTTTACCAATACTGGAGACGACTCCACCGGTAACGAATATATATTTAACAGGGTGTTGAGAGAACCGCTTATGGGTCTTACTATCGTGATATTGCATTAGACTTACTCCGTTCGACAATCTTGTTTCGACACGGGAACACAGGGTAACACTAACTTATGGTCAGGAGTCAAGATAACAATGAAGAATCTGCGCAATGATTTTAAAATGAGTGCAGAACAACAGTCCACTGATGGAATTGTTTCTCATATGTTAATGGGGTTTGTAGAGAGAAAGATCTCACCACAGACCATTGCTGATGTTTTGCGTGCTCAAATTTTTGAGTCCCATGTCCCTTCACACAGCTTAAATACTGCTACATGTAATGGCATTTTGGAAGCCGTCACACAAGCAAATTCAACTGAAGATTGTAGTGATCTTGTTTTTTTCCTTGCAACCCATCCAGAATTTCCAAATTTTTTAACATTTAAAGCCGCCACTGGTTCTTTAAGAGTTTTATTGCGATATTTGCAAAAAAACATGCAAAATGAAATGTTAAATGAAATAAAAGTAGATCAACTTATTGAACGTATATCTGAAAAAGTATTATCTTTTTTTCATGAAAGAAAAGAAGTTAATTCAGACGACAAAGCAAATTTAACCATTCTTATTAAAACCACAAACCCTACTCTCGCTAAATTAATGAGAAATTCTCCTCATTTTCAACAACTTCGATTCATGCTTATGTCACCCAATGACTATACTCATGAAACGAGTTTAGCCACTGTAAGACCAGAACCTCTAGAAATGGTTAATATTATTCTTAAGTCTTCTGACGATCATTTATTGCGAAATACAACTGCATATTACAAAACAAATCCTGCTCCAAATGGCACTTCAGGTAGAATTAAACACTTAAAAACAGTCCTTGATCTTTTTAAATTGAATAAGGCTTCAGAATTTAAAATTGGTTTCATTATTGAATGGATTTTTGAAAAAGCTTTAATGGAATCCGTATTAAATGAAGAACTAGAAGAATTGTACAAAAAATCATTAAAATTTGCGGCTGAAGAAAGCGGAACGCAAATTCAAATTATACGCGGTTTAATTCGTTCTATTCAAAAAGATTATTCCTTTATAGCTACACATCCATTCCAAAAAAATAGTGAATCAGAAATTAATTTATTAGATAAAGCACAAGCATTAACGCAACATTTATTTCCTATTTTAGTTAAATTTGCAGAAAAAGATAATAACTACGTTTCAAAATATATTGCAAATTGGGCAGTTGAAATGCCGCTCCAAAATGAAGAGTGTCGCTTCTTTAAACGCTCCCATTGGCGATGGATTAGATCACTTGCTGCCCATACTTGGGACGCAAGTCTGCGGGAACCACCAACCTGGGTTATCGATGGTGGCAGTAATTACTGTGCAACCATATTTCAAATTGCCCCTGCTTTATGGCTTCAAGAATATTCCTTTTCTTTACTAGAAAAAGTTTATCGGGAAACCTTGAATGAAAATTTTACCCCGCAAAAACCACATTATGACTATGTTGAATTTTTAGCACGTTCCATGCGAAAAAAATCTCCTTTTTTTGCTAGTCGTACCGAATCACTCTATGCGTTGCACCTTTTATCGCGGTTAACGAGAACAGAAGCAATGCAGTACGCTAATGCAGAGGCTAGGTTCCAAGCTCAAATCTCAAGTTCTTTTCAACAACATGAGATTTCCTCTGAATTCGCCTTATGGAAAGAGATCATTCTAAACCCAAACATTGAACATGATTTGGGAAATAACCCGGTTACAAGAGCACTTGCTATCTTGGCTAGACTTGCCAAAGAGACTTCAAAAAAGTAAACATGAAGAAGTCTTTCCAAGTGTGCTAAACAGATTTTCTAATAAAGTGGGTTCATATGTGTGGCTATGCTGGTGTTATGTTCAGTCAAGACAGTTCATTTGCTTCCATTCCAAATCATAAAGATATATTTTTTTCTTCTGCTAATAATGTAAAACATAGAGGTAACGAGCCGTTACGCAAAGCTGAATTTGAAAACATTTTACTTGCACATTATAGACTTGCTTTTCTTGATATAGCTTCTAATATTCAACCTATGCTTAGTAAAAATAAAAAATGGGTTATTGTTTTCAATGGTGAAATTTATAATCATAACTTGTTACGTAAAAAAATTACCGCAGAACAAGGTTATCATTTTTCAACAAAAAGTGACACCGAATCAATCTTAGAAGGATTTTTAAACTATGGTCTTGAAATAGAAAAATATCTTGATGGCGAATATAGTTTTGTCATTTGCAAAACCGACGGTTCAGAACTTATTGCAATGCGAGATCCCTTTGGAGTAAAGCCTTTATACTTTGGATTAGAAGATGTTCAAACCAATATTTTTTCTACAGCACAAGAGTCTTATTTGTTTAAAACAAAAACACTACACTTTTCTAGTGAAATAAAAGGACTATCTATTGAAAAAAAATGGCAAAGAGATGGCTTTTTAAGGCAAATCACTGGTTTGTATGAACCAATTAGAACACCTTATCAAAATATAATTCAATTACCTCCAAATTCATTTTTATATGCGAAAAAACAAAATGATTATTATGTCTGTAAAATTCAATTAAAGAAACAACCTGTACGCCCTATTCTTACAGATAGTGATTTAAATCAAGATGAAATGTTGCATGAATTTAGTAAAACTTTATATAAATCAGTTGAATATAGAATGCTCTCAGAGGTTGAATTAGGTGTTTATTTAAGCGGAGGAATTGATTCTAGAGCTGTTACTTATGAAATGATTAATTATCTACAACATAAAAAAATTAATCGTCCATTAAAATCTTTTACAATAAGTTTTGATAACGAGGAGTACAGTGAAGCAACAGAAGCACTTTCGTTCGCGCAAAAATATAGTGTTACTCCAAATATATTAAAAGTCAGTAATTTAAATTTAAGTTACGCATATAAACATGCTGTATATCATTCAGAGAATGTACAACCATATACTAATTGTGCGGCAAAATGGTGGCTTAGTAAATTTGCAGGGAAATATGTTAAAGGTGTTTTAACTGGAGATGGAGCTGATGAACTTTTAGGTGGTTATCCAAGTTTTAAATATGCAAGTTGGTGGAAATTTGCTTTAAGTAGTGTTCCTGGCGACAATGTTTTTGATAAAATAAAAAAATTAACATCTGGTGCAAGTCTGCGAGATGGAACCTTAATGAAAAAGTTAACACCAGAAAAAGATCCATGGCTGGTTGGTTCTAGCGTTGAAGGGACAGGCGAAGATTTTATGGAAAGTCTTATGCTTTGGGGAGTACCACATCCCTTATTTAGCCAAATTAAAACTATTGCTTCTGCTATTTTAGGAAATGATGAAGCTACTAAATGGCTTAGTGAACAAAAAGAATCCATTCGCTCATGGTATTCATTTGGTTATCAAAGTGATGATGAATTTTTAAGTAACCCAACTAATACTCTTGCTTTATGGCAAAACTATTTTTGTAAAACACATCTTCCCGTACAAATTTTAAATGTAGTTGGAGACAGAATGGAAATGGCTAATTCTGTCGAAGGTCGTACACCATTTTTGTCCCGAGAAATGGCAAAACTAGTTGCCAAATTAAAAGATAGTATGCTTATTAGAGGTTATGAAGATAAATCTATTTTACGCCGTTGTTATGCAAAAAAAATTGGGCAAAATTTTGCCATGGCTCCCAAAAAACAATTTGGATCACCATTTTTATTTAATGAAAATTTAATAAGAAATTATCAAGAATTAATAACAAATAAAGTAAAAGATACACAATTATTTGAAATTAAAAACACTTCTGGACTATTTGAATTTATGCGTTCTGATTTTTTAAAGAAAAAAGCAAGTCCACATCTTCTAACTCAAATTAGTTCTGCTTTTCAAGCGTTAATTTGTTTTACTATTTTAGATGATACTTTAATAAAAAATAATCCCCCTAAAAAAGAAGAAGATTACGAAGAAAAAGTATTAAATCAAAAAATAATTTAATTAGACTTTTTCTAGAGTAATTACTACAGTTGAACTAATAGAATTAAATTCACAATGTATTTTTGCTTTATGCATATCTAAAATAGGTTGAATTTTTTCCTCAATTAAAGCTTCAACGAATAATGACGCCCCCGGTGGCATGCAGGTCAAAATGATATCAACCATTTTTTTGCCAGTATCTTTAATGGCTATCATGCAATTTGATCCTTTTATTTCGCGCATAGGATAGACAATTTCATAGATGAGTAGGGAAAATACACTCAACATTTGCGGACTTCGACACATAACAGATATTTTTTCATTTGCTGGAAGTAAATAAATTTCTGTTACTGTTTTAGAAATTTTTTCTTTTGCAGCTCTTACCGATTGATTCAAAATATCATTTAAATCTTCCACTTTAAATGAAGCCGTTTCAATTTGTCTTGTTCTTGTTTCGTTAATTACTGGAACAAGGAACTTAACATATTTTTCTCTACCTTCCGTAAACTGAATTCCACACCCCGACTGTTCTCCCGCTTTCGCTTCTTTGCGAACCCAAGCCACCTTTCCTTTGCCCTCTAGAGATTCAAGGGAGGAAAACATCAAACGAAATTCAATAATATCGCCTACTTCTGGAAATTCTTCGGTTAAAGCAGCGAAAAATCCGCCAAAACTAATATTTGTCGAAAATGTTGAAATGACTTTTGGCGAAGAAGGTAATTTTATATTCACTTTTGATGTCAACTCTATCCGTTCATCTAATCTTTTTGTATATCCTTCTTTTCTTGAAAAAACTGCATCTTCTACTGAATAATACAAAGATTTAATTTGAAAAGGTTTTGTATACAACGCCCAAAGCCCCATAGCGATGGCAACATCTGGAGTGAGTTCACTTGCAGATTCTGTTAGAAGTATTGCAACAGGTGGTGTTTCTTTAATAAATTTTTCTTTCAATTTATCATAGAAATCGAAAAAATTCCCATCTATTTGAGTATGTTCAGCCACTAAGACATCGGGTTTTTCTGTTTGACAAATATTTTCCGCTTCTTTTAATGAAAAAGCTGAAAAAACATCATACCCTTGTTGCTTAAATTCAGAACAAATAGATAATGCTAATCCTTTATCTTGACTGATAGCCACAAATTTCACTAGTATCCTCCATTGCAAAACTTAAATATTTCGTTTTGCAAAACTCCTAACTTAACAAGGACAAATTATGGATTTCATCACTTCTTTGATGGATCAAAGCTCAGCTGTAGGTGCTGCCATTGCTTATCTATTTACTACATTTATTTCAGTATTTGTAATGGTCGACCCCTTTGCCGCTATACCAGTTTATCTTCTTTTAACAGAACGTTTCACCCCAACTGATGTCAAAAAAACCAGACGAAAAGCTGTTTTAGTCGCTTCTTCGATTCTATTGGTATTTGCCTTTACAGGAATGAGCGTTCTAAATATTTTTGGAATTTCTATTTCCGCTCTTCGTATTGCAGGAGGTATCCTACTGCTTAAATTTGCGCTTGAACATATGATGGGCTCTTCAGAAAAAATCAATCACGATGAAGAAGATGAAAGCAAACATAAAGATGACATTTCCATCGTACCTTTAGCAATGCCTCTGCTAGCTGGTCCAGGAGCTATTTCTACGGTTGTTGCTCAGGCAACCAATGCAAACAATATTTACTATTACTTTCTTCTCACGATAGCTATTATCCTTGTTATGTGGGTCAGTTCTTTAACCCTTAAATTTAGTCAGCATCTTTACAGAGTTTTAGGTAAAACTGGCTTAAATTTAATGGGTCGTATTATGGGTATTTTAATTGCCGCCCTCGCTATCCAATTTGTGATCACTGGTTTACGCGATTCCTTCCCTAATCTTTGGAAATAAAACTTTCTTTCCCTAAGTTATTTGAGAAAAAATTAGATGTATATTCCTATAGAAACTTTTCACTATAGGAAATCATATGACTTTTTTACAATATTTTTCGTCCCCTTGGATTTTTACTTCATTCATCTGTTTTTTTATTTACCTTTTATCCTTTTTTAAATACCCTATAAAGCATTCTTGGATATTTAAAGTAAGTAGCATTGTTGCCCTAGGACTCTTCAGTTTTAGCCATATTCATTTTAATTTTATTGAATTTATATACATATCGCTCTTTTTTTCTGCACTTGGTGATTTTTGGTTAGGTATTGATGAAAAAAAATTTTTTTTACATGGACTTATTAGTTTTTTACTAGCGCACGTTTGTAGCATAATATTTTTCTTTAGTTACTTTTCAAATATGCAATTTCAAGTTTTAGTAAATAAAATAATTATTTTTCTTCTTTTATTGTTTTCAATATTTTTTTACAAAATACTATCTAGAAGTTTAAATAAATTAAAAATTCCCGTTATAGTATATATTATAACTCTGATTCTCCTTAATATTTCAGCTATCCTTTCTACTTTTTCTAAAATTGAGCTTATTATAGGCGTACTTTTATTTACATTATCTGATTCTGTTTTAGCTTTTCAAAAGTTTAAATATAACTTTAAATTAGCTAACCAAATTATTTGGGTGAGTTACTATTTCGCACAATTCCTTATAATTTTTAGTTTAGTCTAAAGTTAATATAATTACTTTTAGAATAATTAATAACTTAAATAATTCATAATTAATTCTCCATAATAACATTGAAGTATAATAAAATTATAAAATATTTTTTATTCTTGTAAGATTTACTAGCTTTATTTATTTTATTTTTTATTATACAAATAAATTGGAATGATATGTCTTTTTTCTTGATTTTAATTTTACATTTTAATTATTTAATTTAATCTAAACTGCGTGGTTTAAAATGACAAATATACATGAAATTTACAATAATACAGATCTAGACATCAATTATCACAATTCTTACATAGAATTATTCGAACATAATTTTCATAATTATCAAAATAAAAACGCAATTATTTTTAAAAATATTCACATAACTTATGCAGAATTAAATGAAGCAAGCAATAAACTGGCAAATTATTTATTAAATTATTCAGTAAAACCAAACTCAAGAATAGGTATATATCTAGATGAATGTCCTGAAATGATTACATCTATCCTCAGTATTTTAAAATGTTCCGCAAGCTTTGTTCCTATGCCTGACATTTTTCCTGCTGAAAGAGTGAATGACATAGCAGAAAATGCGCAAATTAGATTACTTCTAACAAAAAGAAATTTAATTAAAATTGAAAATAAAAGTATTAATTATATATATTTAGATGAAATTAAATTAGATAAATACAGTTCTGAGAATATACCTCTTAAAACAAATTTAGAAGATTGTATCTATAATATTTATACTTCTGGTTCCACCGGAAAACCTAAAGGAGTAAGTCTTAGTAATAAAAATATATTAAACTTTAGTTATTATATTATAAACAAATATGAAATTACAAAAAATGACAACTTTT of Pigmentibacter sp. JX0631 contains these proteins:
- a CDS encoding NAAT family transporter, translating into MDFITSLMDQSSAVGAAIAYLFTTFISVFVMVDPFAAIPVYLLLTERFTPTDVKKTRRKAVLVASSILLVFAFTGMSVLNIFGISISALRIAGGILLLKFALEHMMGSSEKINHDEEDESKHKDDISIVPLAMPLLAGPGAISTVVAQATNANNIYYYFLLTIAIILVMWVSSLTLKFSQHLYRVLGKTGLNLMGRIMGILIAALAIQFVITGLRDSFPNLWK
- the asnB gene encoding asparagine synthase (glutamine-hydrolyzing) — encoded protein: MCGYAGVMFSQDSSFASIPNHKDIFFSSANNVKHRGNEPLRKAEFENILLAHYRLAFLDIASNIQPMLSKNKKWVIVFNGEIYNHNLLRKKITAEQGYHFSTKSDTESILEGFLNYGLEIEKYLDGEYSFVICKTDGSELIAMRDPFGVKPLYFGLEDVQTNIFSTAQESYLFKTKTLHFSSEIKGLSIEKKWQRDGFLRQITGLYEPIRTPYQNIIQLPPNSFLYAKKQNDYYVCKIQLKKQPVRPILTDSDLNQDEMLHEFSKTLYKSVEYRMLSEVELGVYLSGGIDSRAVTYEMINYLQHKKINRPLKSFTISFDNEEYSEATEALSFAQKYSVTPNILKVSNLNLSYAYKHAVYHSENVQPYTNCAAKWWLSKFAGKYVKGVLTGDGADELLGGYPSFKYASWWKFALSSVPGDNVFDKIKKLTSGASLRDGTLMKKLTPEKDPWLVGSSVEGTGEDFMESLMLWGVPHPLFSQIKTIASAILGNDEATKWLSEQKESIRSWYSFGYQSDDEFLSNPTNTLALWQNYFCKTHLPVQILNVVGDRMEMANSVEGRTPFLSREMAKLVAKLKDSMLIRGYEDKSILRRCYAKKIGQNFAMAPKKQFGSPFLFNENLIRNYQELITNKVKDTQLFEIKNTSGLFEFMRSDFLKKKASPHLLTQISSAFQALICFTILDDTLIKNNPPKKEEDYEEKVLNQKII
- a CDS encoding PilZ domain-containing protein → MKFVAISQDKGLALSICSEFKQQGYDVFSAFSLKEAENICQTEKPDVLVAEHTQIDGNFFDFYDKLKEKFIKETPPVAILLTESASELTPDVAIAMGLWALYTKPFQIKSLYYSVEDAVFSRKEGYTKRLDERIELTSKVNIKLPSSPKVISTFSTNISFGGFFAALTEEFPEVGDIIEFRLMFSSLESLEGKGKVAWVRKEAKAGEQSGCGIQFTEGREKYVKFLVPVINETRTRQIETASFKVEDLNDILNQSVRAAKEKISKTVTEIYLLPANEKISVMCRSPQMLSVFSLLIYEIVYPMREIKGSNCMIAIKDTGKKMVDIILTCMPPGASLFVEALIEEKIQPILDMHKAKIHCEFNSISSTVVITLEKV